In Microvenator marinus, one genomic interval encodes:
- a CDS encoding serine/threonine-protein kinase, whose product MSGDVTSMTGLVLDGRYQVGNLLGAGGMGAVYRGVQRSVGRNVAIKVLRVGVFTTEESKVRFEREAQVMAGLEHPNIVRLYDFGSHEKGVFMVLELVEGKSLHEVLKGRSLAPELAMEIVRQIATGMAEAHARGIVHRDLKPANIMITSDSSGAMRVVILDFGLARPSRQDVRLTTNGLVYGTPEYIAPEYARGNEFDETAEIYALGVVLYEMLTGKPPFTGDPLQVLFQQVSEPTPGLDEAVASGQISEACANLTMSMLEKSPENRQPKSMLGLVQRLEVMGIGKRRFVRELDEGLRAPVSVSRQRPKLEPNKVRAGSTPFLEADDAVKGAWQDYVRKTGAIKLDEPLGQGTVIDPNIDGSLEFGTDPESLIKTIPREGVPPITEQMQDPRGELPTMLSVPGVDQSSEMSRFTTERMNSVFGSREGMGTIPATDVKIQAAPVPPPAEPSPKRAQPQSPELAFDPRERFSQERQRPEEPAKPKTAIPARLILVVAIIVLVLLVAIVLQLRNFAPEADTLSREELLKLYEEEADEAEKAEKAEQSTGERPQTSRAKKTAPKKGEVIDLFEGEAGQDEPPSNIKIERGR is encoded by the coding sequence ATGTCAGGCGACGTAACTTCAATGACTGGGCTTGTTCTGGACGGGCGATATCAAGTGGGCAACCTGCTTGGTGCCGGTGGTATGGGGGCGGTCTACCGTGGTGTTCAACGGTCTGTTGGACGAAATGTTGCCATCAAAGTCCTGCGCGTCGGAGTATTTACGACCGAAGAGTCCAAGGTTCGATTTGAGCGCGAAGCTCAGGTTATGGCCGGTCTCGAACACCCGAATATTGTTCGTCTCTACGATTTTGGATCGCATGAGAAGGGCGTCTTTATGGTGCTCGAACTCGTCGAAGGAAAATCTCTCCACGAAGTTCTAAAGGGGCGGAGCCTCGCCCCGGAACTGGCGATGGAGATCGTTCGTCAGATCGCTACCGGGATGGCGGAAGCGCATGCACGTGGTATCGTTCACCGCGACCTAAAGCCCGCCAATATCATGATCACCTCGGACTCTAGCGGTGCGATGCGGGTGGTGATTTTGGACTTTGGTCTCGCGAGGCCTTCGCGCCAAGACGTACGCCTGACTACGAACGGTCTCGTCTACGGCACTCCCGAATACATCGCTCCCGAGTACGCTCGCGGAAATGAGTTTGACGAGACGGCTGAGATCTATGCGCTCGGTGTGGTGCTCTACGAAATGCTGACGGGCAAACCACCGTTTACGGGCGACCCCTTGCAGGTGCTTTTTCAGCAGGTCAGCGAGCCGACACCTGGTCTGGATGAAGCGGTCGCCAGTGGGCAGATTTCAGAAGCTTGCGCGAACTTGACCATGTCCATGTTGGAAAAATCCCCAGAGAATCGTCAGCCGAAGTCCATGCTCGGGCTGGTGCAACGACTGGAAGTGATGGGGATAGGCAAGCGTAGATTTGTCCGCGAATTGGACGAGGGTTTGCGTGCTCCGGTGAGCGTGTCCAGACAGCGCCCGAAGCTCGAGCCTAACAAGGTCCGTGCGGGATCTACACCATTTTTGGAAGCGGACGACGCGGTCAAAGGGGCGTGGCAAGACTATGTCCGCAAAACGGGGGCTATCAAACTCGATGAACCCCTAGGTCAGGGGACCGTGATCGACCCAAACATCGATGGTTCGCTGGAGTTTGGGACCGACCCTGAGTCGTTGATCAAGACCATTCCGCGTGAAGGCGTGCCGCCGATCACCGAGCAGATGCAAGACCCAAGAGGAGAGCTGCCAACCATGCTCTCGGTTCCAGGCGTGGACCAGAGCTCCGAGATGAGTCGCTTTACGACCGAGCGGATGAACTCTGTATTCGGAAGTCGAGAAGGAATGGGAACCATTCCGGCTACGGACGTTAAGATTCAAGCCGCACCCGTACCCCCACCGGCCGAGCCGTCGCCGAAGAGGGCACAGCCTCAGAGCCCGGAACTTGCCTTTGACCCGAGAGAGCGGTTTTCGCAAGAGCGGCAACGTCCGGAGGAGCCAGCAAAACCCAAGACTGCCATACCGGCACGACTCATACTCGTTGTGGCCATCATCGTGCTCGTGCTCTTGGTTGCGATTGTGCTTCAGCTGAGAAATTTCGCGCCCGAGGCAGACACCCTCTCAAGAGAGGAGCTCCTCAAACTCTATGAGGAAGAGGCGGACGAGGCCGAGAAGGCTGAGAAGGCCGAGCAATCGACAGGGGAAAGACCCCAAACATCAAGGGCAAAGAAGACCGCACCGAAGAAAGGCGAGGTCATCGATCTTTTCGAAGGTGAGGCGGGTCAAGACGAGCCACCCTCAAATATTAAAATTGAGAGAGGACGATGA
- a CDS encoding M20/M25/M40 family metallo-hydrolase, which yields MTWKGRLKRGGAASVTLFVIVILVIVFRGLFVQSKQPVPQTPKEFEPNQGFEQRLSDAIKIPTVSDQDPSKMDFAKWDELFTLIESAYPKVHQTLARQKIGECSWVYEWKAAQGAGSVLFLAHTDVVPEEEEKLKEWEHPPFSGHVDDEFIWGRGALDDKVSVFGMLEALEVLASRGYKPERNIVLGFGCDEEVGGHLGAKAIKAHFERENRRFVWSMDEGHIIGDGFFPGVDRPVAFIGLAEKGFVTLELSAEGEGGHSSMPGKQTAVGILARAISKLEENPFPARLTPPVEGMLAHLAPEVNGPLRWVFANLWILEPLVLRVFAGKPSTNATVRTTTALTVFHGGVRENILPKTASAKVNFRILPGDTREGVLERAKELIDDERVKIDVPERGFNSNPTSPSSIDGLGYAVISQSIRNVWQDGVFVAPSLTVGGTDSRHFEPLADDTYRFLPLVLTPTDTPRIHGVNERVSIEGYEKAIRLYAEVFQRLSE from the coding sequence ATGACTTGGAAAGGGCGCCTTAAACGAGGTGGTGCCGCTAGCGTCACGCTCTTTGTGATCGTGATCCTCGTGATCGTCTTCCGAGGCCTATTCGTTCAGTCAAAACAGCCGGTTCCTCAGACACCGAAAGAGTTTGAGCCGAATCAGGGTTTTGAGCAGCGACTTTCCGACGCCATTAAAATTCCCACCGTTTCCGACCAAGATCCGTCGAAGATGGATTTCGCGAAGTGGGATGAACTCTTCACCTTGATCGAATCGGCCTATCCGAAGGTGCACCAGACGCTTGCGCGTCAAAAGATTGGTGAATGTTCGTGGGTCTATGAGTGGAAGGCAGCCCAGGGGGCTGGATCGGTGCTTTTCCTCGCGCATACCGACGTGGTCCCCGAGGAAGAAGAGAAGCTCAAAGAGTGGGAGCATCCTCCGTTTTCAGGTCATGTGGACGACGAGTTCATCTGGGGGCGAGGCGCGCTGGACGATAAGGTCTCGGTGTTTGGAATGCTTGAGGCGCTCGAGGTCTTGGCGAGTCGTGGCTACAAACCTGAGCGCAATATCGTGCTCGGCTTTGGATGCGATGAGGAAGTTGGTGGACATTTAGGCGCAAAGGCGATCAAAGCTCATTTTGAAAGGGAGAATCGAAGATTTGTGTGGTCCATGGACGAGGGACATATCATCGGCGACGGGTTTTTCCCTGGGGTAGACCGGCCCGTGGCCTTTATCGGCCTGGCCGAGAAAGGGTTTGTGACCCTTGAGCTGAGCGCCGAAGGCGAGGGTGGGCATTCGTCCATGCCTGGAAAACAAACAGCTGTCGGAATTCTTGCTCGGGCCATTTCGAAGCTAGAGGAGAACCCATTCCCCGCGCGGCTCACCCCGCCGGTCGAAGGTATGCTGGCCCATCTTGCGCCTGAAGTGAACGGGCCGTTGAGATGGGTTTTTGCGAACCTTTGGATTTTGGAGCCCCTTGTTCTGCGGGTATTTGCTGGCAAGCCCTCCACCAACGCCACGGTGCGAACCACGACAGCTCTGACGGTGTTTCATGGCGGTGTGCGTGAAAATATCTTGCCGAAAACAGCCAGTGCGAAAGTTAATTTCAGAATTCTTCCCGGCGATACGAGAGAGGGCGTCTTGGAGCGAGCGAAGGAACTGATCGACGACGAACGTGTCAAAATTGATGTTCCAGAACGGGGCTTCAACTCGAACCCAACCTCGCCGTCATCGATTGACGGGCTGGGCTATGCGGTCATTTCGCAATCTATCCGAAACGTCTGGCAGGATGGCGTATTTGTGGCTCCGTCACTTACGGTGGGCGGGACCGACTCACGCCATTTTGAACCATTGGCCGATGACACCTATCGATTTCTGCCCCTCGTCTTGACCCCAACCGACACGCCTCGAATCCATGGCGTGAACGAGCGGGTCTCCATCGAAGGTTACGAAAAAGCGATTCGTCTCTACGCCGAAGTCTTTCAGCGTCTATCCGAATGA